The sequence CATCTCTCCTCCTTGAGGCACCGCTCCAGCTCATGGACAATAAGCCCCAAGCCCTCACGACCCAAAATATCTTCATCTTGAAGTGGAATCTTCCAAAGCCGCTCCCCTTTGAAAACCTCATCAATCTCAGCCAAATAGCGTGCTTGGCTCTCTCCTCGCTTGGCAAAAAAGGGGTCGTGACTGGGGGGCATGATTTTGTTGATGATGAGCGCGTAGGGCTTAAGACTCTCATGCTTGAGGGAGTGAAGTGCACGCTTGGTCTCTTCAATGGCGAGATGCTCCGGGTTGAGCACGAAGAGAATCCCGCACTCTTTGGAGTCTTTGAGGCGATTATTAAAGGCACTGTAGCGCAGATAACGCTCCTCTAGACGCAGCATGATATTAGAAGAAGAATCGCTTAGATGCCCCAATGCACTCTCGATCTTTCCTCCCCTCTCCTGCTGACTAAGAAGTGTTTTGCTCCACTCTTTGAGGGTTTTAGGCAGAGTAAAGAGGCGCAAAGTGTGACCCGTAGGGGCGGTGTCCACGACGATTCTATCCCACCTAGAATCAGGCTCAATGATGAGACGAATAAGA comes from Wolinella succinogenes DSM 1740 and encodes:
- a CDS encoding ArsA family ATPase, coding for MSLQIPRLLFVGGKGGVGKTTLSSSIASLLAQRGEKTLLVSTDPAHNLGDIFEKRLGNEALALSENLHAIEIDPRQEVKRYIQAVASDTKRFVSANSYAMLDNYYQSIASSGVAQESALFDRLIRLIIEPDSRWDRIVVDTAPTGHTLRLFTLPKTLKEWSKTLLSQQERGGKIESALGHLSDSSSNIMLRLEERYLRYSAFNNRLKDSKECGILFVLNPEHLAIEETKRALHSLKHESLKPYALIINKIMPPSHDPFFAKRGESQARYLAEIDEVFKGERLWKIPLQDEDILGREGLGLIVHELERCLKEER